A genomic region of Runella rosea contains the following coding sequences:
- the secG gene encoding preprotein translocase subunit SecG, translated as MFTVFIVIIAIIAVLLILIVLVQNSKGGGLTGELGGMGATQMFGVKRTTDLLEQITWGLVGALALLCLVSNLFIGTPQADAGINSVNVEKANQRSVPAAPAPAPTTTPAPAQQQPAPAQK; from the coding sequence ATGTTCACCGTATTTATTGTAATAATCGCTATCATCGCTGTATTATTGATTTTGATTGTTTTGGTACAAAACTCAAAAGGTGGCGGATTGACGGGCGAATTGGGCGGAATGGGCGCTACGCAAATGTTTGGCGTAAAACGTACCACCGACTTGTTGGAGCAAATTACTTGGGGCTTGGTAGGTGCGTTGGCCTTACTTTGTCTTGTATCTAATTTGTTTATCGGTACTCCCCAAGCCGATGCCGGCATTAACAGCGTAAACGTAGAAAAGGCCAATCAGCGCTCGGTACCTGCCGCGCCTGCCCCTGCCCCCACTACCACTCCTGCGCCTGCACAGCAGCAACCTGCTCCCGCTCAGAAGTAA
- the miaB gene encoding tRNA (N6-isopentenyl adenosine(37)-C2)-methylthiotransferase MiaB, translating into MITSTLKILSEADKEACELVKVSEEELTVDKKRLFIESYGCQMNFSDSEIVAAVMRNADFATTSSEDNADVIFLNTCAIRDNAEQKVRNRLQYLNNLKKKRPGLIIGVLGCMAERLKTKLLDEEKMVDIVAGPDSYRDLPRLVEEAETGQKAVNVFLSREETYADISPIRLNSNGITAYISIMRGCDNMCSFCVVPYTRGRERSRDPFSIVEEARLLFADGYKEVTLLGQNVDSYKWKKEAEKGAEPSQMVNFAQLLEMVALIHPDLRVRFSTSHPKDITDDVLWTMKKYENICNYIHFPAQSGNSRVLKVMNRTYDREWYIQKIDRIREILGEDCGISTDMITGFCTETEEEHQDTLSLMEYVKYDYAYMFAYSERPGTPAAKKLKDDVPEEVKKRRLQEVIAVQRQHSSERNEMALGKIQKVLVEGPSKRSDADLCGRNDQNKVVIFPREHYKKGDYVYVLVTECSSATLIGKAVEAVLA; encoded by the coding sequence ATGATTACATCAACATTAAAAATACTTTCGGAAGCCGATAAAGAGGCGTGTGAATTGGTCAAGGTAAGCGAGGAGGAATTGACCGTTGATAAAAAGAGACTGTTCATCGAAAGCTATGGCTGCCAGATGAACTTTTCGGACAGTGAAATTGTGGCGGCGGTGATGCGGAATGCGGATTTTGCCACGACTTCTTCGGAAGATAACGCCGACGTTATTTTTCTGAATACCTGCGCCATCCGTGACAACGCCGAACAAAAAGTCCGGAATCGGCTTCAATACCTCAATAATTTGAAGAAAAAACGCCCAGGACTCATCATTGGAGTGTTGGGTTGTATGGCAGAGCGACTGAAAACCAAGTTGTTGGACGAAGAAAAAATGGTAGACATCGTGGCGGGCCCCGATTCCTACCGCGATTTGCCGCGCTTGGTGGAAGAAGCCGAAACGGGTCAAAAAGCCGTCAATGTGTTTCTTTCGAGAGAAGAAACCTACGCCGATATTTCGCCGATTCGACTGAATTCCAACGGGATTACGGCCTACATCAGTATCATGCGCGGTTGCGACAATATGTGCAGTTTTTGCGTGGTTCCTTATACCCGTGGACGCGAGCGCAGCCGCGACCCGTTTAGCATTGTGGAAGAAGCGCGTTTGCTTTTTGCCGATGGTTACAAAGAAGTGACCCTGCTCGGACAGAACGTGGATAGTTATAAGTGGAAAAAGGAGGCCGAAAAAGGCGCCGAACCTTCTCAAATGGTCAACTTTGCCCAGCTGCTAGAAATGGTGGCGTTGATTCACCCTGATTTACGGGTTCGGTTCAGTACGTCGCACCCCAAAGACATCACCGATGATGTACTTTGGACGATGAAAAAGTACGAGAATATTTGTAATTACATCCATTTTCCCGCCCAAAGCGGTAATAGTCGCGTATTGAAGGTCATGAATCGCACCTACGACCGCGAATGGTACATCCAAAAAATTGACCGCATACGGGAAATTTTGGGCGAAGATTGTGGTATTTCAACCGACATGATTACGGGCTTCTGCACCGAAACGGAGGAAGAACATCAAGATACGTTGTCGTTGATGGAATACGTAAAATATGACTACGCGTACATGTTTGCGTATTCTGAGCGCCCAGGCACGCCAGCGGCCAAAAAACTCAAAGATGACGTTCCCGAAGAAGTCAAAAAGCGACGTTTACAGGAAGTCATTGCCGTACAGCGCCAACATTCAAGTGAGCGCAACGAAATGGCCTTGGGGAAAATTCAAAAAGTATTGGTTGAAGGACCTTCCAAGCGCTCCGATGCTGATTTATGCGGACGAAATGATCAGAATAAAGTGGTGATTTTCCCAAGGGAACACTATAAAAAAGGGGATTATGTGTATGTGTTGGTAACAGAATGCTCCTCGGCTACCTTGATCGGGAAAGCGGTAGAAGCGGTTCTGGCATAA
- a CDS encoding NUDIX hydrolase has protein sequence MKRTALLTLLRQHSPFDDEEQKMWRDTLQFVEQNPDCFERWLLIGHVTGSAWIVDETQTSALLMHHRKLDKWFQPGGHADGESDILKVALKEAQEETGLEDISILSHQIFDVDVHLIPANSKDPAHYHYDIRFLFQSDSQKPLLINNESKDLAWVKLPDIYRYNDSDSILRMVKKMAIMQDFLKKDS, from the coding sequence ATGAAACGTACTGCCCTCCTGACGCTGCTCCGCCAACACTCTCCTTTTGACGATGAAGAACAAAAAATGTGGCGCGATACCCTGCAATTTGTGGAACAAAACCCCGATTGTTTTGAACGTTGGCTGCTAATTGGGCACGTTACGGGCTCGGCCTGGATTGTAGATGAAACCCAAACCTCGGCCCTTTTAATGCACCACCGTAAACTTGACAAATGGTTTCAACCCGGAGGACACGCCGATGGAGAATCTGATATTCTAAAGGTTGCGTTGAAAGAAGCGCAGGAAGAAACTGGACTAGAAGACATCAGCATTTTAAGCCATCAGATTTTTGACGTAGACGTGCATCTCATTCCTGCCAACTCCAAAGACCCCGCCCACTACCATTATGATATTCGGTTTTTATTCCAATCCGACAGCCAGAAACCGCTCCTAATCAACAACGAATCGAAAGATTTAGCTTGGGTAAAATTGCCCGATATTTACCGCTATAATGATTCTGATTCAATCCTCAGAATGGTCAAAAAAATGGCGATAATGCAAGATTTTCTAAAAAAAGATAGTTAG
- the lptE gene encoding LPS assembly lipoprotein LptE: MLLALLVSQFLLNSCGIYSFSGTSLSPDIKSVTVVNFTMATAGGPSNMALQFNEKMKEYYQRNTSLALLPSNGDMQLEGTITGYEVIPAAPTANDQAALNRLSITIQVKFTNNKDEEKNFDQSFSFFKDFPQNQTLNQVESRLVPLILDQLVQDIFNKSAGDW; encoded by the coding sequence ATGCTACTTGCGCTCCTTGTTTCTCAATTCTTACTGAATTCCTGCGGGATTTACTCTTTCAGTGGCACGTCGCTGTCGCCCGATATTAAGAGCGTGACGGTGGTCAACTTCACGATGGCTACCGCGGGTGGGCCTTCCAACATGGCGTTGCAGTTCAACGAAAAAATGAAGGAATATTACCAGCGAAATACCAGTTTGGCGCTGTTGCCTTCCAACGGTGACATGCAGCTTGAAGGCACGATTACGGGCTATGAGGTGATTCCCGCCGCGCCAACAGCCAACGACCAGGCTGCTCTAAACCGGTTATCTATAACGATACAGGTAAAGTTTACCAATAATAAAGACGAAGAGAAAAACTTTGACCAAAGCTTTAGCTTTTTTAAAGACTTTCCCCAGAATCAGACACTTAACCAAGTAGAAAGTAGGCTCGTACCCCTCATTTTGGATCAACTCGTTCAGGACATCTTCAACAAGTCGGCGGGCGACTGGTAA
- a CDS encoding methylated-DNA--[protein]-cysteine S-methyltransferase translates to METINEQQVLDYQRIEKAIVFIEQNFKQQPSLSEIADHVALSEFHFNRLFSRWAGTSPQRFMRFLTKEFAKECLSNADNLLHATYETGLSSTSRLHDLFITYEAMTPAEYKSKGAGLTIHYGIHETPFGACLIAVTARGITDLQFLSEDTAEAVKDKLRQDWANADWIENTDVTQPYIDQIFYQTPSNDLPLTMLLRGTNFQIKVWEALLRIPFGQLVSYDEIAQHIGQPKASRAVGTAIGSNRIGFLIPCHRVLQKVGGIGGYRWGITRKKAILGWEMSQSS, encoded by the coding sequence ATGGAAACAATCAACGAACAACAGGTACTTGACTATCAGCGCATTGAAAAGGCAATTGTGTTTATTGAGCAAAATTTCAAACAGCAGCCTTCACTCAGCGAAATTGCCGACCACGTTGCCTTGTCTGAATTTCATTTCAACCGTCTTTTCAGCCGTTGGGCAGGCACCAGTCCGCAGCGTTTTATGCGCTTTTTGACCAAAGAATTTGCCAAGGAATGTCTTTCCAACGCTGACAATCTCCTCCACGCCACCTACGAAACGGGCCTCTCAAGTACCAGCCGCCTACACGATTTGTTTATCACCTACGAAGCCATGACCCCCGCCGAATACAAATCCAAAGGTGCAGGATTGACAATCCATTATGGCATTCATGAAACCCCTTTCGGAGCCTGTTTGATTGCGGTCACCGCACGGGGCATCACCGATTTACAATTTTTGAGCGAAGACACCGCCGAGGCCGTTAAGGATAAACTACGTCAGGATTGGGCCAATGCAGACTGGATTGAAAATACGGATGTAACCCAACCCTATATTGACCAAATCTTTTACCAAACACCCTCCAACGATTTGCCTCTGACGATGCTTTTGCGCGGCACCAATTTTCAGATCAAGGTATGGGAGGCATTGCTGCGGATTCCGTTCGGGCAGTTGGTCAGTTACGACGAAATAGCGCAGCACATCGGACAGCCCAAGGCAAGTCGGGCCGTAGGGACGGCCATAGGCAGCAACCGCATCGGGTTCCTGATTCCGTGCCATCGGGTGTTGCAAAAAGTAGGCGGTATTGGCGGGTATCGATGGGGAATTACGCGCAAAAAAGCGATTTTAGGCTGGGAAATGAGCCAGAGTTCGTAA
- a CDS encoding tetratricopeptide repeat protein, with the protein MNNTRLAFLLQFFEEDSHDPFNAYALAMEYQQSDVTKATEYFQLLLEKHPDYLPTYYHAAALFTELEQLDLAEQLYQKGMQLALSQQNTKTYQELQRAYRGFQDEYLS; encoded by the coding sequence ATGAATAACACTCGTCTCGCCTTTTTGCTGCAATTTTTTGAGGAGGATTCCCATGATCCCTTCAACGCGTACGCTCTTGCGATGGAATATCAACAAAGTGATGTGACCAAAGCGACGGAATATTTCCAATTATTATTGGAGAAACATCCTGATTATTTGCCCACATACTACCACGCGGCGGCTTTGTTTACGGAGTTGGAGCAATTGGATTTGGCCGAACAACTCTACCAAAAGGGGATGCAATTGGCGTTGAGTCAGCAAAATACCAAAACCTACCAAGAACTCCAACGGGCGTATCGCGGCTTTCAGGATGAATACCTGTCTTGA
- a CDS encoding sigma-54 interaction domain-containing protein, with amino-acid sequence MLSNPEIQSIKNRFGIIGNAPALNYALNIALQVAATDLTVLITGESGSGKESFSKIIHNLSSRKHGPFIAINCGAIPEGTIDSELFGHVKGSFTGAIEDRKGYFEITNGGTIFLDEIAEMPIGTQARLLRVLENKEFIRVGSSKVQKTDVRVVAATNVNLIDAVQRGKFREDLYYRLNTVPIAVPPLRERGSDIDMLFRKFTTDFAERYRITPITLTPEARDMLISYNFPGNIRQLKNIAEQIQILEAENKVPIAPTVLVKYLPNYASSTRSMTLLGGAAGGANGPESFNERELLYKILFDMRRDVNDLKKLVLKVLNNEAYGSDILREHDGLFNGIEAESAFTKPHSDTKLLPSHSQHQPTVSSQPTQSATPNIIQISPYDDVEDIAHETAEDESLSLEQKEKEMIIKALQRSNGKRKYAAQALGISERTLYRKIKQYDIEEE; translated from the coding sequence ATGCTTTCAAATCCGGAAATACAATCCATCAAAAACCGCTTTGGGATAATCGGAAATGCTCCTGCCCTCAACTATGCCCTCAACATAGCCTTACAGGTAGCGGCCACTGATTTGACCGTGCTCATTACGGGCGAAAGCGGTAGTGGTAAAGAATCGTTCTCAAAGATTATTCATAACCTAAGTTCACGCAAACACGGCCCTTTTATTGCCATCAACTGCGGCGCTATTCCCGAAGGGACCATTGATTCTGAGTTGTTTGGGCACGTAAAGGGTTCTTTTACGGGAGCCATTGAAGACCGAAAAGGCTACTTCGAAATAACCAACGGTGGAACTATTTTCTTGGACGAAATCGCCGAGATGCCCATCGGAACCCAGGCCCGGCTTTTGCGGGTGTTGGAAAACAAAGAGTTTATTCGTGTAGGCTCCTCCAAGGTGCAGAAAACAGATGTGCGGGTTGTGGCGGCCACCAACGTGAACCTCATCGACGCCGTACAGCGCGGCAAGTTTCGGGAAGATTTGTATTATCGCCTCAATACAGTACCGATTGCAGTGCCGCCGCTGCGCGAACGGGGGAGTGATATTGACATGCTTTTTCGGAAATTTACCACCGATTTTGCCGAGCGCTATCGCATTACACCCATCACCCTTACGCCCGAAGCGCGAGATATGTTGATAAGCTATAATTTCCCAGGCAACATTCGTCAGCTGAAAAATATTGCCGAACAGATTCAAATTCTGGAAGCGGAAAATAAAGTGCCAATTGCGCCAACGGTTTTGGTAAAATACTTGCCCAATTACGCATCTTCCACGCGTTCGATGACGTTGCTGGGCGGTGCGGCAGGGGGAGCCAACGGCCCCGAATCTTTCAACGAACGGGAGTTGTTATACAAAATCCTGTTTGATATGCGCCGCGATGTCAATGACCTGAAAAAGTTGGTGTTGAAGGTCTTGAATAATGAAGCCTACGGCAGTGATATTTTGCGGGAACACGATGGGCTGTTTAACGGCATTGAAGCAGAAAGTGCATTCACAAAGCCACATTCAGATACCAAACTGTTGCCCAGCCATAGTCAGCACCAGCCAACGGTCAGCAGCCAACCAACGCAGAGTGCTACCCCAAACATTATTCAGATTTCGCCGTACGACGACGTGGAAGACATTGCCCACGAAACCGCCGAAGACGAGTCGTTGTCGTTGGAGCAGAAAGAAAAAGAGATGATTATCAAAGCCTTACAGCGAAGTAATGGCAAAAGGAAATATGCAGCACAGGCGCTCGGGATTTCGGAAAGAACGCTGTATCGAAAAATTAAGCAATATGATATTGAAGAAGAATAG
- the rpe gene encoding ribulose-phosphate 3-epimerase yields the protein MNAPLIAPSVLAADFANLQRDVEMLNRSTADWIHVDIMDGVFVPNISFGLPVTAAIKKHAQKPLDVHLMIVHPERYLEAFRDAGADVLTVHYEACPHLHRTIQQIKLLGVKAGVALNPHTPVSLLQDVIADLDLVLIMSVNPGFGGQKFIERTYERVRQTAAMIAESGSNAIIEIDGGVNQSNAALLYHAGARALVAGNFVFTAADPVQTIAELKKVW from the coding sequence ATGAATGCACCTTTGATTGCCCCTTCCGTCTTAGCCGCCGACTTTGCCAATCTCCAACGCGACGTAGAAATGCTCAACCGCAGCACTGCCGATTGGATTCACGTTGATATTATGGACGGGGTTTTTGTTCCCAATATTTCGTTTGGTCTGCCCGTAACGGCGGCCATCAAAAAACACGCCCAAAAACCGCTGGACGTTCATTTGATGATTGTTCACCCCGAGCGTTATCTGGAAGCGTTTCGTGACGCGGGCGCCGATGTGCTCACGGTTCACTACGAAGCCTGTCCTCATTTGCACCGCACCATTCAGCAAATCAAATTATTGGGGGTCAAGGCAGGCGTGGCGCTCAATCCACACACCCCCGTTAGTCTATTGCAAGATGTGATTGCAGATTTGGACTTGGTGCTGATTATGTCGGTCAACCCAGGATTTGGCGGGCAAAAATTCATTGAGCGCACCTACGAGCGCGTTCGCCAAACGGCCGCGATGATTGCCGAATCGGGCAGTAATGCCATCATTGAAATCGACGGCGGCGTCAATCAGTCCAACGCGGCCCTCCTCTACCACGCTGGCGCACGTGCGTTGGTGGCAGGAAATTTTGTCTTTACCGCCGCCGATCCCGTGCAGACGATTGCGGAGTTGAAGAAGGTTTGGTAG
- a CDS encoding DUF2911 domain-containing protein, producing the protein MMKSLTLTALIFGTVGAFAQIRTPQPSSAATVMQTVGVTDITVKYSRPSMKGREIFGKLIPYGQFWRTGANQATAIEFSTDVMLEGQNVPAGKYFLYSIPNADAWTVIINKSAATAPEQYKQADDVVRVSVKPTQAPMTETFMISFSDITDSTAALDLTWANVKVSPKLSVSTTKMVETAIDKAAEASANNMNAGATYLLGKGINMQKALSMINQAVAYKETFRNLWTKAQILAKLGNFAEAAPLAKKALELGQSSNDASFPFFKDAIEKGATEYLSKVPVPEALKSIKKKK; encoded by the coding sequence ATGATGAAATCACTCACACTAACGGCCCTAATTTTTGGAACCGTAGGTGCATTTGCCCAAATTCGTACCCCTCAACCCAGCTCGGCGGCTACTGTTATGCAGACCGTTGGAGTTACTGATATTACCGTAAAATACTCACGCCCAAGCATGAAAGGACGCGAAATTTTTGGTAAATTGATTCCTTACGGTCAGTTTTGGCGGACGGGTGCCAACCAAGCTACCGCTATCGAATTTTCGACGGATGTGATGTTGGAAGGCCAAAATGTTCCTGCTGGTAAGTATTTTCTGTACAGCATTCCCAACGCCGATGCATGGACGGTCATCATCAACAAATCAGCGGCTACGGCTCCTGAGCAATACAAGCAAGCCGACGACGTGGTACGCGTAAGCGTAAAGCCCACTCAGGCACCCATGACCGAAACATTTATGATAAGTTTTTCGGATATAACTGATTCTACCGCCGCCCTTGACCTCACTTGGGCCAACGTAAAAGTAAGCCCTAAACTGTCGGTGAGCACGACCAAAATGGTAGAAACGGCGATTGACAAAGCGGCCGAAGCAAGCGCAAACAACATGAACGCGGGAGCAACCTACTTGTTAGGAAAAGGAATCAATATGCAAAAGGCGCTTTCGATGATTAATCAGGCCGTTGCGTACAAAGAGACTTTCCGCAACCTGTGGACAAAAGCGCAAATCTTGGCCAAATTGGGCAACTTTGCCGAAGCCGCGCCATTGGCTAAAAAAGCCCTTGAGTTAGGTCAGTCAAGCAACGATGCTTCTTTTCCGTTCTTCAAAGATGCCATTGAAAAAGGTGCTACTGAGTATCTGTCAAAAGTGCCAGTACCCGAAGCTTTGAAATCAATTAAGAAGAAAAAATAG
- a CDS encoding bifunctional nuclease family protein produces MEKIKLEILGLSPSQSQAGSFALVLGEEYGNRRLPIIIGMFEAQAIAIEIEKIQPNRPMTHDLFKSFAKAFNYTVNEIIISDLREGIFFARVHCSSADGLRETIIDARPSDAIAIALRFSVPIYTYETILSEAGIVSGSQSEPDDAIEEIVQQSKPRSLSEQIKNMSLDELHRILDESLNNEEYEKAAKIRDEIARRN; encoded by the coding sequence GTGGAAAAAATAAAATTGGAAATTTTGGGGCTCTCACCGAGTCAGTCACAAGCAGGTTCGTTTGCCCTAGTGCTTGGCGAAGAGTACGGCAATCGCCGCTTACCCATCATCATTGGAATGTTTGAAGCGCAGGCCATTGCGATTGAGATTGAAAAAATTCAGCCCAACCGCCCCATGACCCACGATCTTTTCAAGTCATTTGCCAAGGCGTTTAATTATACCGTCAACGAAATTATCATTTCTGATTTGCGCGAAGGTATCTTTTTTGCCCGGGTTCATTGCTCAAGTGCCGATGGGCTGAGAGAAACCATCATAGATGCCCGTCCATCCGACGCCATCGCCATTGCGCTCCGTTTTAGCGTCCCGATTTACACGTATGAAACCATCCTTTCGGAAGCAGGGATTGTTTCGGGGTCGCAATCAGAACCCGACGATGCCATTGAAGAAATAGTGCAACAATCAAAGCCACGCTCCCTGAGCGAGCAAATCAAAAATATGAGTCTCGATGAGCTCCACCGCATTTTGGACGAATCGCTCAACAACGAAGAATACGAAAAAGCGGCTAAGATTCGAGACGAGATTGCACGCAGAAATTAG
- a CDS encoding electron transfer flavoprotein subunit beta/FixA family protein, with product MKILVCITNVPDTTAKISFTDNNTKLNKAGVQYIIGPYDDYALARAVELKEQQGGSITVLNVGEAESDPQIRKALAIGADDAVRVNAEPTDSYFTATQIAAIAKEGGYDLILMGRESIDFNSGVVHGLVGEMLGIPSFSPVMKLDIEGSTAKFAREIEGGKEFLEAPLPLVLGCQEPIAEWKIPNMRGIMTARTKPLKVVEPVAVGDMATLDQYTLPAPKGACKMIPADQAETLISLLKTEAKVL from the coding sequence ATGAAAATTTTAGTTTGTATAACGAACGTACCTGATACAACGGCCAAAATTAGTTTTACGGACAACAACACCAAACTTAACAAAGCGGGCGTGCAGTACATCATCGGCCCTTACGACGACTATGCCTTGGCACGGGCCGTGGAGCTAAAAGAGCAGCAGGGCGGCAGCATAACGGTATTGAACGTGGGGGAAGCCGAAAGCGACCCTCAGATCCGCAAAGCCTTAGCCATTGGAGCCGATGATGCGGTACGCGTCAATGCCGAGCCGACCGATTCTTATTTTACCGCTACCCAAATTGCTGCCATTGCCAAAGAAGGCGGTTATGATTTAATTTTGATGGGCCGCGAATCCATTGATTTCAACAGCGGCGTAGTCCACGGATTGGTAGGTGAAATGCTTGGTATCCCGTCGTTTTCGCCCGTGATGAAACTAGATATTGAAGGCTCCACCGCCAAATTTGCGCGGGAGATTGAAGGTGGAAAAGAATTTTTGGAAGCTCCCCTACCGTTGGTTTTAGGATGTCAGGAGCCCATTGCCGAATGGAAAATCCCGAACATGCGCGGCATTATGACGGCCCGTACCAAACCCCTCAAAGTGGTAGAACCCGTAGCCGTTGGGGACATGGCCACCCTCGACCAATACACCCTACCCGCCCCCAAAGGTGCCTGCAAGATGATTCCTGCAGACCAAGCAGAAACCCTTATTTCACTCCTGAAAACGGAGGCAAAAGTGCTGTAA
- a CDS encoding electron transfer flavoprotein subunit alpha/FixB family protein — MVLIFVELDNGSIKKTSLEAVAYGAAVAKASGTTATALAIGTADATELAKAGAYGATKVLHANAAELANENAMAYASVLAAAVKNENAEVVILPKSGLCDAMGARTAAKLGASIVSGVTELPDVSNGFKVTRSIYTGKAFATVDVKGSVKILGIKKNAIEAVEGTGSATVEAFTPALNNGDFVAKVTGQEKASGELSLTEADIIVSGGRGMKGPDNWQPLLDLASALGAATGCSKPVSDLDWRPHHEHIGQTGIKVAPNLYIACGISGAIQHLAGVNSSKVIVAINKDPEAPFFKAADYGIVGDVFDILPRLTKAVKDAK, encoded by the coding sequence ATGGTCCTAATATTTGTTGAATTAGATAACGGAAGCATCAAAAAAACATCTCTCGAAGCCGTGGCGTACGGTGCAGCAGTCGCAAAAGCATCAGGAACCACCGCGACCGCCTTGGCCATCGGCACGGCCGATGCCACCGAATTAGCCAAAGCGGGTGCGTATGGCGCCACCAAAGTATTGCACGCAAATGCCGCTGAACTGGCCAACGAAAATGCCATGGCCTACGCCTCAGTGCTGGCCGCCGCCGTAAAAAATGAAAACGCCGAAGTGGTTATTTTGCCCAAATCGGGGCTTTGCGACGCCATGGGTGCCCGCACTGCCGCCAAACTGGGCGCAAGCATTGTTTCAGGCGTGACGGAATTACCCGATGTATCAAACGGCTTCAAAGTAACCCGCAGCATATATACGGGCAAAGCCTTTGCCACCGTAGACGTCAAAGGGTCCGTTAAGATTTTAGGAATCAAGAAAAACGCCATTGAAGCCGTGGAAGGAACGGGAAGCGCTACGGTAGAAGCCTTCACGCCTGCCCTCAACAACGGCGATTTTGTGGCCAAAGTAACGGGTCAAGAAAAAGCCAGCGGCGAATTGTCGTTGACTGAAGCCGACATTATTGTGTCGGGTGGACGCGGCATGAAAGGCCCCGATAATTGGCAACCTTTGTTAGATTTAGCAAGTGCCTTGGGCGCTGCAACGGGTTGTTCTAAGCCTGTTTCTGACCTCGATTGGCGTCCTCACCACGAGCACATTGGACAAACAGGTATAAAAGTAGCCCCAAATCTGTACATTGCCTGCGGTATTTCGGGAGCGATTCAGCACTTGGCGGGAGTAAACTCGTCCAAAGTAATCGTAGCCATCAACAAAGACCCCGAAGCACCTTTCTTCAAAGCGGCCGATTATGGCATCGTAGGGGATGTTTTTGACATTTTACCACGATTGACAAAAGCCGTAAAAGACGCGAAATAG